In Sander vitreus isolate 19-12246 chromosome 4, sanVit1, whole genome shotgun sequence, the genomic stretch TCCCCTTTTACCGTGCGCGCTCCCGAGAGATTCACGCGCTTCTCAGTACGCACGCGCAGGCACTAGCGACACTTGTCAGTAGATCACATGATATGACAAAGCAGCTAGCTACTTCCTATGTAGACAGCTAGCCAGTTCACATCCAGACTGCCACAGAGACTGCGACTACCTTAATATCCAAGATGCTGGCCCTCATAAACAGGCTTTTGGACTGGTTCAGGTCCCTCTTTTGGAAAGAAGAAATGGAGCTTACATTGGTGGGACTTCAGTACTCTGGGAAAACCACATTCGTCAATGTGATTGCAGtaagtagctagctagcaaacaaGCACTGTCGGTATGGGCCCAGGCTAACGTTACTACCTGGGAGAGGTTGaatcttaaaaaatatttttaatcgCTGCAACATTTATATCTAATTGTGAGTCATGACTGTATGACTGGATAGTGTTGGTGCCTTGCTGTGGTAAAGTATTTCACTCAGTTGTTGTTTGGCTAGCTAGAGTGACGAAGTTCTTGGTATGACTGTGCCTTTATACTTATGAAACCGGTCATGGGAACGGAATGCTTTGTAATAGCTGCCGGAGTGATGTTGACAACACGGGCCACACGTTTAACTTTGTAAACAGTCTGTCTTGTCTACGTCATCAAGCTAGGGTGGATTGAAGCGGCCTGGGTCACCTAGTCGCAGCATGTCATCTATTGGaacactttattgatcccctcaggggaATTGCATTAGACGATATTCCTCTGTTGTTAGGTCTAACACTGTTAATGTTAAAACTTataaatatttctttctttgtttgaccagtttgtttttatgtctaGCTTGTTTAACCTGTCACAACCTTGGGTGGGTATGGGGTATAGCTAAGGGATATTTTCTGTTAGTCCAGTGTTTATGTCTCTGTTTCTAGCTAATGGACCTATTTCacaacagacattttgacttgtcatagtaggaaaagcacagctgaaatatgataaccttaacaatgactcaattccatcaagtgtcccagtaagctatttcagtgagtcagcacgcccaataccagggcctctcctaagtggaatgcagccatcattaatggctttgaatacacctgtgctttgcCTACTATGACAGGTCAAcctgtctgccgtgaaaaaggtctatagacCACACTATAGTCTTAAGTCAAGTTATAGGCCACAGTACTGTAGGCTCCCTGTGTTCTGGATTCATCTCATgaatacacatttttttctgactCTGTTGTGGTCACATCAGGTGATCTGTAAGTAGGTTTGAACAAAGCTGCCTTCTTCACTTTGCAAGACTGTTGGACTGGGCCCAGGCTGTATATGAGCTATACAACCAAGGATATTAAAGTTGTCCTGCATGTTTGATATCAATGCAGGTTACATCGAGATGGGTGACCCCGCTTTTAGGATAAATGCCTTGTATGGCACATTAAGCTTTTGGAAGCTTGATTGGAAGCTAAAGTATGCTGATGCATAGATGCCATCATCCTAACATGATTcatgttcaaatgtttaaattcaGTTAGAGGCTTTAATCAGCAAAAAATTACCCTTGTAATCAAATAATATCTTTCTTGTGCATTTCCGCTCGACTTTTCATGTGACTTCTAAATAAGATGAAACAAACCATACTGACTTAATTACATGTAGAAACGTTTTTATGTGGTGATACTGATGGAAAGACACTGACATTGTATGAATGTCAGTACACAAATGGTAGAAATTAAATAGCACCAAGATAGAAAAAAGGCTCATTGGATGAATATTTCTAATACCATTTCATCACACTTAATAGTTCATGCTGCTTTTTGTCTTCCATTTCTCTTGCGCAGTCAGGCCAGTTCAGTGAAGACATGATTCCCACAGTTGGTTTCAACATGCGGAAAGTCACTAAAGGCAATGTGACAATAAAGGTAAGCTAACAAGCAAAATGTCCAACTGAATGCTTTCactgttggaaaaaaactgaattcTGTTTTACACTGGACCAGTGCCAGCCCTGCCTAGTCTGCACCCTATCAGTAATGGTGCCATGATtggtttataaagggaacaagGCTTTTGTCTTGCCTATGACTGCATTTTTGATTCCGTGCTTTCTCTCCTCAGATATGGGACATAGGGGGACAGCCTCGCTTCCGAAGCATGTGGGAGCGCTACTGTCGAGGAGTCAATGCTATAGTGTAAGTTTGTGGACAGTACAAAGTAGAGCAGGTGGACTTTATGACCACACATTTACTATTTGACTTCCTAAGGTCGCTGGAATCCTGGAAAACTGAATGGAAATTATACATACTGTTGCAATACAATACTAATTCAATATGTTTAAATTTGGCTTGGTATCTCTCCATATAATTGTCATTACAAAATTCCTGTCGTAGTAAgagttttaaatatttgtttttcaattttgaTTTAGTAAAACTGGTATTTAGTGTTGCCAAACTCTCTAAGTCGTGTTTATTTTCTCCCATTTGCAGTTACATGGTGGATGCTGCAGACCGAGAGAAGATAGAAGCTTCCAGAAATGAACTGCACAACCTTTTAGACAAACCACAGCTACAAGGAATTCCCGTAAGAGGACACTTGTGGTCTTTGGCCCAAAAGCTCATGATGTTCCAGCCTCACCTTAGTTCATCACATTGATTTCTGAGGGTCTGGTGACTCTGGTCATACACACGGATTAAACTCATAATTAGTAATCACTGCGACTAATGGGTTGCAGTGACTCAGGCTTGATGAAACACTAAGTGGTCATTTGAGCCCaagccaggttttttttttttttaatgagttttCTATATCTAAGCTGACAGGATAATTGAATTGACAGTTCTTTTTTCCCTAACAGTAAGGATTCTGTGATTTGTGAAGCACATGGTTGAGAAAAATCCTTTAAATTGACTGCTCACACTGTGAGATAATGCTGATACATTGCTGTGGTGGATATTGATCAGCccgttctcttttttttttcttttttttcctctccatgTTTCAGGTTCTAGTCCTGGGCAACAAACGAGACCTACCCAACGCACTTGATGAGAAGCAGCTGATTGAAAAAATGTGAGGCACTCAAGACTACAGTATTTTTGTTGATAATCCTGCACAAACGTCAGGACTTGCTTCAGGCGTCAAGTATCCTATAGTTATAACTAGTGCAGGATAAATCATCGTCAGGAGTACCATGTGAGTCTTTCCCAGTGGTGATCCAAAAATGATAAAATCAGACATTTCAACACACTAAATGATATACTGTGTGACCAAAAGAATGTGGACATGGGTAGCCACATTACTGTGTTAAATCAAAAATACttaaataatacataaatattgtgaatttaaataaaaaatgttttaaacattgtattttaggaTGCCTATTGACAACTGGCCGGGGACTACAGCCGGAAATTAGCAATAGAGGCTAAAGCTGCTCCTTTTTACTATACAGATAATTAAAGGGGACTGTCCACAATATTcagactaaactaaactaaaagtcCTACCAGAAGAATGGAGCCTGTTTGTAGCAGCATATTAATGACCATAGTTTTGGCTTCAACAATTACATGGAATCATGGAACACAAACTTCTGGCCATATGGTGTAAGTGAATCATTTTGCCTTATTTCCCCTGCATGGTATGGCACGGCTCAACTTGTCTGGCTTGGAAACTGTTCCTTTTTGGGTTTCTATTGgcaaaagttgtggatagtaCCTGGTACTTTCTTTGGTATGACCTCCCtcaaggttccaagcgagcgGAGCCGATACTAAAAGGTGGAATTAAAACACTGCACACCagtgattggtcagagagaatcgtcactataATTGTAACTTGCGCGACACGGGACATCCTGGACATCCTGCGAAAACCTGCCATGTTTGAATAGCCACGCTTGTGACCACATTTTTATAtgtaacattttacatttttttatctggttaaaatgacaaatgttttgATGGCGGTATTGGATCATCTTGATCAGGACATCTCTATTGTtggggaatttttttttatttttttttttttatccacttcaacataagACTCTAATTTCCACATAGAGGTTTCATGTTTCCTACTTTCCTTTTTTCAGGAATCTGTCTGCCATTCAGGACCGAGAGATCTGCTGCTATTCTGTCTCCTGCAAAGAGAAGGACAATATAGGTAAAGTGCAGATCAGTGTTTAAATGGTTCTACATCTATGTGGGCCTGCTGAGGTTATAAAATTTATTAATATCCTCCCCTCTGCAGATATCACGCTGCAGTGGCTCATCCAGCATTCAAAGTCACGGAGAAGCTGAAAATGAAGCGCCCATCCCCCCTCCCCAGTTGCAGCTCTGGCCTCAGCCCCCTAATAGTCATGGGACCTCGACAGCCATCCTTTCCACTGCCTCTGTGAAGTAATTCCAGCTATCTGCTCACTACCGTCAAACCTGCACCACCCAGTACACCATACATGTGTAGCCCCTGTACAGCACTACCGCCACCCCAACTATCTGGAGTCTTGAAAAGTTGTTACAGTACTGTGCTAGAAGGTGGATTGTCTACCCATCATGCCTTATTGCCAGTCATTACAGACATGCTTTGTGTCTAAGTTTTTAAAAATTTCTTTTAATAGCTTCTGTTCCCTTCGAAACAAGAGTCTAAAGGCCTTTTTACAGTCGCCGTTCCCGACCTGCGACCTCACGTGACAGTGTGACAAAATGACGTAGCTCTCGCTAGCgcaaacaggaagcatggacgagttctTTCTTGTAAACGTACTGGGTTAAAGCGTAattctcgccaaaatgcaacctagggtctttttgtgaatgtacccgagtcaaactttcgtttaaaagtatatttaggacggaatcaccacgttttaagatttaccgtattttcgggcaaatggccttttgaatgggagtcctaggtgcacttttatgctagcctcaaaatagctatttataaaacactaagaaggctcgacacaacataaAACTTTGCtcgtatcaccaggggctctacaccttaacaaaagcattgacaacatcgtttgtgtacccagagtttactaaaaaaggttttgagcaactcacgttagcagttgttcttccggtcgccgtctatcgagccagtcaaaaatagtcgagggaggagagtaaagatggaaagctccaaaagcttagttccatataaatgcacggataatttgtcgttaatgaaacacaatattgaccttgtagttgaaaaaggagcctcatataggaatgacatttcctcctatggagtccgttgaTTCGCATttggagatcgcctatttttgactgggaaaatggcgaacaacaactgctaacgtgagttgctcaaaacctttctttttagtaaactgtgtacacaaacaatgttgtcaatgctttcgttaaggtgtagagcccctggtgatacgaGCAAAGTTttatgttgtgtcgagccttcttagtgttttataaatatctattttgaggctagcataaaagtgtccctagcactcccattcaaaaggccatttgaccgaaaaatgaaaatacggtgaatcttaaaagtggcgattccgtcctaaatttgcttttaaacgaaagtttgactcgggtacattcacaaaaagaccctaggttgcattttggcgagagttacgctattagatgagttcttttatggtgaatgacaggcttgatccgacgaagtaggtcatcgaatcgttGTGCAGACTTTctgaagtattcaaagtgcttctcttcGTCTGTCATCCTCATTTGTTTCAAGAGGATATTGAACTCACCATAGTTATGTCTGGCGTTATTCAAAGGACGAACATtccaccttctttttctttgtttctttacaAGCAGGCTCAAAAGCAGCTGTTCTTCCTCATccagttctgccattgtttacccttttcttcttctagtccataGAAATGGcaaaagtcggtagcctttcctcagttgccacacctctgttcaggagaagactgcaactagggTCGCGACCGCCACGCGcaagtataaatagttacggcgctcccatgacgttaCACTGTCGCGCAACAGGTCGGGAATGGCGAGTATACTGCAAGTTTAACGATGTTACAGTGTGTGGTGTTCCCCAGCTGGTCCAGGATGGACCTAGTCTGgatatcaccagaccaagctcaatctttaaagattgaacattagtctggggagtctgctctgtattttctactgcaaagaggcgtgatcaacaggcatagttcaaatgactctgtacgcaattggatagtccttcaaccaatcagaccaacgatccgggtgacgtagcagcgacaacggcatcaacgggttgctgcgcttcggtggccgctatgttgaatgtaaactaaagtagctgcttggtcgcttctctatcgtcattgtgttaaacccgccaatagcgcgccaggtggataagccagtttgtgattggtccccgcaaatatgtaacggaagcaggatagaataacgtacaggtttccagcctgagctgcaggacgaaatcaaatcgccggcagatcaaGCTGGGTTTACCCGGTCTAGGATGGACCTCCTCCACATTTAAACATCCGTTCTGTTGCTTGTCAACATGTGGTGTTTAGGTGACGAGGCTGTGATTGTAGTTTTTAACAGTTATTTGCCAAATGATGAGCTTGTGCTAataccttttttaaattcttgaTTTAAATCTTCGCAATATAGCCTGCATTTCATTTGCTGGCGTGAGaaagtatatattttattaagtgACTACAGTCAAAGTTTACACATAACGTGAAGATTAATAGAAGGTAAGACTGTGAATGGTTTTGTCTGAAGCAAAATCCTAAGATAGGTCTGCAGAGTTTTAAGTGCCTTCGGCTAAGTGTGTGTTCCAATCAGATTGCCCAGTGCAACTTCTAACCCACTATTATAAATAAACACTTTTTACAGGCGCAGCATTTATCCCTTGATCCCACTTAACCCCACCCCTCGACAATctcattttatgttttgttatctCATAAATGCATTATGAtgtctaaaaaagaaaagagacaaaaatgatgGTTGATGTGAGGTGAatgagaaaatgttacatttggtTTGGTTGGTGGGTAATTGAATGCTGTTTCACGTGAAGCCTGTGACACTTTAATGAAGCTTGAAATGTGGGCTAACTTTTTCTTGCAGTTCTCAGGTTGTTAAaggatttcttttattttttttatttttatttttttttttttttaattgtctgaACACAGTATGGGTGTGCCCAAGTGTTTTCAAAATCCCTATTTTGTCCGGGTTGAATAACAGAAAGCCATTGTTAGTCATGATGACTGAGCTTATGGAGAACAGACGACGGTCCATTAGTTCAAAGCGTCAGATGCTGGATGTCATCCATGGCTTGCCACACCCTTGTCTGAATCCTGATGTCTTTTTGCAGAAGCCTTAGCAGCCCAAAGAACAACGCTGTGTCATCTAAAAGCGATGTATTGATCATTTCCTGTCAGCGACAAGACAATGGCTTGATCACTGTATATTAAACTGCCCCTTGCTTGGCCAGTGCTTCGTGATCAATTtaagtatttttgtgtgtgtgagcgttgCTGGAGGAGGGTGAGTTATCCCTTCTGCTACAATGCTGTATGGCTACATGGCTTCTGCAGTTTACtgtaatgttttctacaaaTCCATCACACGTGGTCTGTTATCTCACATGTTCTGCGTCTGTTGGTGATCGTCGTAATCCTAAATGTCAGATTGTTGGGACCGCAGCAGTGAGGGGCTGTCAAATTTGGGTGACTGTGGGTTATTTGGGGAAAAGCTTTATTACCGGTGTAATAATATAGCCTATTTGCaatttgtatgtgcatgtgctgAACTTGCTGAACACATTCAATCGCAGACTTTGTAAATAAGATTAGcatttttatttcaacaaaTGCTCCTGTAGATGTAATGCATTCTTTCCCTGTGATTGCTaataaatttgtttttatttttaaggatTTTAAGTTTGGCATCCAAATTCTTCAGAGTGTGGTCAATTTAGTTTGTCACCACTAGGTGGAAGCAGAGGACTTTGGAGGGATAACAGTAAAGGGTGGGAGCgttaaagtctcctttagctttTAAACTCTGCAGTTTCACCTGAAGTTCTCCTTTGGTGCATCATActgctttcttctttcttcatcACACTTCatcacactatatatatatatatatatatatatatatatatatatatatatatatatatatatatatatatatatatatatatatatatatatatatatatatatataattagtgATTACAGTAGGGCAGTGTTTCAGTGCAGGCCTGGCAAATGGCAATCTTTAAGAGAAGTATATAGTTGTAAGTAGAAGTTAAGAGTGAGATGACCGATTCCAGCTCCGTTTTCACATCACACTGTTTCTTGAACCTTCACAGCACCTTTACccacaaaacatttcataagGAGATGATCAGCATACCTGCACCCACAATTCCCATGATAATTTCCATATGCAGACTTAACTTTGTGCTACCTTTGTGGATAGATATGGTTCCGTATTTTCCATTAAGCAGCTATTGTTGCTTACAGATCCCATAATAGATGACTAACACCTTCTCAGTGGTTCTTGGCAGAAGAATGTCTATTATGCGTAGGAATTTAACACGGTGCTAAGCAGAATGCTAAGACGAGCACAGGAAGTGTGTCACAAGCTAGGGGGCAATAAAGCAAGCCGCGTTCCCACAGCTGGCGCTGCACAGAGCCGTCGGGGAGAGGAGGCCTGTGCTGTTAAAGCAAGAACACCTTAATTAATCTCATTCGTTAAACGCAGCTTTTAAAGAACAGCTGCTGCCATTTATTGTATACCAGGGCAGTTAGAACGTGTGGACAGATCTACGTGTTATCCGATGAATTCCATGGGTCAGACGAGACCGTGGCGTGTATGCCTGCACGGGAACTTCACATTCATATGTATGTGTGGGGTTTGCATTTGCAGCGACCGCAGGTTATTAAGTAGTGGTTACAAACATGCCACAAAGATTTATGTGAGGAGGTCACGGAGAAGACCCAAAGGCGTGAGATACTATTAATGTAGTTACACTCCATTACCAATGGGCTCATTAAGTATACAACTTGTTTTGCACCTACCACATGTCACAactgtgctatttgcatttcttAAATGTCCAAATGTATTGGCCAGTCCTGTGAATGACTATTCATCACCAAAATTACAAGGGCTGCTGTAAATTATGAAATACGTATTTGTCCAGACATGATTCACTCCCTCATAGCTTTCACTCTACTTAAttactacaactcagagtttaATAAAACCGCTCTAAAACCTTGATGGATGTCTTACATTATGAGGATGTAACCCAACTTTCAACAGGGCTGCTCGTAATGATATAATCAGGAACACATCTACATAGCACTGTGGGTAGTCCGCTGTGTTACAAATGTCCATTGTGGTCCAAATAATGTCAACGTTTTAGCTTACCCTAAATTAATATTTGAACCTTTGCAACATGAAACAGCCGTTTGACATCACAAGTATCTATTCAGCTTCCTGTCTAAATAATTCCTGTCTGTCTAATGGACATAAACGGTTCGTGATTGAAGCTGCTGCCACTTACATACACTGGTTCACTCCTGTCTTTCCAGCCAACAGCCCTGGACAGTCTCACTCAACAGTCAGTGCAGGAAGCCTGCGCTTCACTTTTGCTCAATCGCTGTAACAAGCGAACAGATCACACCTAGTTTATGCAGCCTCataatcattaattttacatATCATGTGCAGAAATGTGCAAAGGAGCGGCCACCTTGTTATCTGTGTATGTCACTAGGACATTTTTTACAatgagaaaatgtttattgTCTGTCCAATCAAAGATTTTGTGATGGCGTATGATTtatacgtgtgtctgtgtgtgcgcatctTGGTTTATTTAGCATGCAGATTGGACGCATTAACTACTGTACTATCCCTGTCAAGACTGACACATACCcatttccttcctcctctctctaatTCCCTGTGTCATTACAAACTGTTTATCTATCTTCCAGACGGGCCTGTAACAATATTTAGTTCACTTCCAGCATTTCGACTTTAAGATCATAATGTTTATGATATACAGCATTTTCAGTGCACCCACAGAGCATCTCACCAAATCCCCAAGCTGTGAACATGTGGTTCTCAAGGTGAAGGTCTTTTCATGTCTGATTTACAGCACCTGTATCAGAATGAGTTTTAAACAGCAAGATATTAAATCTAAAATTCAGCAGAGAATTACAAAGCGACGCAGCCTGACTTGGTGGAATCTGAAATGAAGCATGGTTGGAGCTACTCTTTCTACAATGTGTTGTGCTCAGTTTTCAATACATATGTGCAACATGAAAACAGTCATTCACATTTAAGACGTGATTTCACATTGGCCCAggcatcagtttttttttttttttttactgctgtttACTGCCAGTAAGTCCTCTTTGTTCATATGACAGCGATGACATCAGAGCACCACTGTCTTTAACTGTGGGGTAATTTGTCCCGGGATCTTAAAGCCTCTGTTTTATGAGACGTAAATAAGTTGTTCCAAAGTTGTTAAACTATAGTTTGGGGATTAGAGGTTTGAAGCCCCAGCATCAGCAGGCATCTGCAAACACTTCATTCAGGTTCCCAGTGTGGACAATAATTTGGCACTAATCACTATGTGTGGAATGTCACATGATTCATACAGAGCTACATGGCACATATCGCCATACCTTACTGCTCCACACCCTGTAAAAGACAGATGGTGACATGCACACAGCATTTATAAGACTCTTTATAAGACTCCATAGACAAATACATTCCTCAATTAGCGGGTTGACCACGGCCATTTAGTGTGTTTGACCCAATGTGATTTTCAGTTCAGCTGTTTTTAAATAATCtgatttgatgatttttttttcatcacattttgatTTGAGTTATTTCATTTCCTTTAAAGACAAGTAATAACAATATGAAATTTTGCTTAGAGCAGCAGCAGATAATTAGTAGCCCTGTCAGTGACATGACATTATGGATGGTAATGAAGGTCTGTTGGTTGGTCTACCACTTCCAGACTGAGTCTGTGTTCGAAACCACTCCCTCGCTCACTTATACTTATTCTATATACTTTGTATATAACAGTACCTAAATAGTTTACTAAATAGTGACCAGTACATTGAAATTGCAGACACTTGAATCATTATCATTTTGCAACATCACTGACAGCTGTTGAGTCACAATTATCTTCTATAAAATGTGgagcattgcattgtgggattgttaGCAGAAAGTCCATGCCGTGGACACTACACGTTCTTCATTCAATTGTGGAATTTTTGAGGGGCACTATAGTTGATACATTTTCACACTCACAATTTAGACATTCATACATAGAGCTGGCATACAAATATACTGCACTATATGGTAAACTGGGAGTCATTTTGGACCCAGCCTGAAATACATTAACAACTATTGTCTGGATTGCCATATATATCCTAAAATGGTAGAAACTTAACCATCTTCTTATGTTTTATACATGGAACACTGAGGTTTTCGTTTGAGAGCCATAACAGAAAACCACTGTTTGAGTGTCAAACGAGAAGTTACTTTCCATTTGACGTAAACCATGACTTTCTCGTCTTTTTTGTGATTGTGGGAGTGCAGAAAAGCTGCTGAGACCTCCAAATGCAATAAATCCATTTCCACTCAGTGCAAGTAATCTTTCAGGTCCATTCTGTTATCCGGCGTCCTCTCAGATAGCCAGTTCTCCTGTGAACGCTTTCATACTCTCACCTCCCTACCTCGGCTCTgacactctcctctcctcagatTCCATTAAAAATCCTAACTTCAGGTCCTGGGGCTCTGATCAAATAGGGCAGCTAATGCATTTTTTCTgcgttttgatttttttcccaaTGTACCGCGTATTTACATATAGATTGAGTATTTATCATTCTGCATTTTAAGGCAGATTCACTGTAGTCCACGTTATAACCATGTTGgatttatgtatatttaatgAAAAGTTGATGTTGGGAGTGTAATTCTTTGAACAAGGGAGTATACTTGGTTTGTGGGGTGAATAGTAATGCAGCGGCTGTGAACAACTGAACTTGTAAGTCTTGAAGTGTCTTTGGTGTGGTTAAATCAGTTTTTAGTCAGTTTGGTCAGTATAATGTCCTTTGCACCTCTACTCTCAGTAGCTGCATCTCTTAAGGCTATAAAATACCAATCTTCACTTTCTTTATCCTGATCTAAAAGCAGATGGAAGTGACATAGGTCATTAGCCACAACACACAAGTGCTGAGGCCCTCTGCAATCTCTCTTCCACTGAGATGCCAAGCACATAGAGTCCAGAGAAATAAGTACTACCATTAGCACagttaaaggaacagttcaatTTTTTGGGAAAATggtaaaaatattttctttctagAGGAGAGGATCAATACCCATCTCTATATTAGGActgatatcaatcttctcacctggctcttggcaagaaagttaACAATGTTTTTCTCAATAATGTGAGATAAACTGAGATTTTTTTGTCCACTTTAAATCCAATCAGTAACATGACAGCATTGCTCATAAAGGGCAGCATTGGTCTGATTGTGTATTAATTTCCTCATGTATTCATTGTGTCTCCTTATGTTGGTGAAGTGACTTAATTTATCAGTGTGACCCTATCACTGTTGTCTAAAACTGAGCCTCAAACTCAATGTaattagacttgattattcattAACATACTGGACCCTGAGAGGTCTTCGAACTACACAAGAGGATTGTAAAATGAGGGGGAAGAAACAACATGTCactaaaatgtgtcttttctgATAAACGTTGCCCAAATCCTTACAAAGGATGTCTCTAACTGTGCGCTCACAGCTTCACTGGCTGGAGGCATGACGAATCTACAGGTCTTTGTTTGCGTGCAGCATCAGGTGTGAGTGTGTTAAGAGGACTTTACGGGGCCCTTTATCCTGCAGTCACTGGGGTTTCAGGTTGACAATGGCTGAACACCCTGTATGTTGTGAATAGAGAGGCTACCAGGACAAATGGTGCACTGCAGGCTGGAATGTTGGGAAAACGGTGATAAACAATAGAGGCAAAATAATGTAGTGCAAACAGTGTAGCTACCTATAAGCTCAGTTTTTAAAGCCAGAATGAGTTAAGCACCATCCCCACCACCCCTACTCCTCTAAATAAGGCCTTAATGAGACTTTGGATTCAGTTCAATGAGAGGGACAGATGTTCCCTTGGGCCAGATAAACTGGAAACGCAGTGACAGCTGGATTCAGACCAGGTAACCTGCCTTTGATATTAGCAGAACCTTTCCTCTGCAGGTAGCTGGCCTTGGCAGACAACGTGAAGCCCATCAGATGGAAGAACAGCTTTACCTTTGTCTGATCCCCTGCCAGGACACCT encodes the following:
- the LOC144516466 gene encoding ADP-ribosylation factor-like protein 8B → MLALINRLLDWFRSLFWKEEMELTLVGLQYSGKTTFVNVIASGQFSEDMIPTVGFNMRKVTKGNVTIKIWDIGGQPRFRSMWERYCRGVNAIVYMVDAADREKIEASRNELHNLLDKPQLQGIPVLVLGNKRDLPNALDEKQLIEKMNLSAIQDREICCYSVSCKEKDNIDITLQWLIQHSKSRRS